One segment of Chitinivorax sp. B DNA contains the following:
- the pulA gene encoding pullulanase-type alpha-1,6-glucosidase, translated as MVPKQGLWGCARPLVSALALAWAVTGCGGGGGGGDSGTNATAQAGTVAPISAGTLRVHFHRNDGNTADWGVYSWSGPKDPKTGWPHDRIKFTGADAFGAYVDIPLDLGKSKLDFLIIDGNGNKSCGSDQQAPFASDIASKGQEVWVLDGDCKVYDKQPGYGVGNFANASAMWLNNTTIAWPSAPAAGSTYKLYYAANGGISAAPDGVTGAEGMANLQVASAGLPDALRSKYPHLASATTLSMSLADASPAVLKGRLKGQVVVAEFNAAGKVVKATSLQTAGVLDAIYGNTARNKVLGLTFDGANVPTFALWAPTAKSVKLNVYPAAGAAVTVEMVEDAASGVWSYQAKDASWTNAAYYTYTVDVFSRHADNKVVNNTVTDPYSISVSANGQKSFIGNLASAVLKPSGWDGHAVPALDAPEDISLYELHVRDFSASDTSQPANLRGKYLAFANTASNGVKHLKLLQQSGLTHVHLLPVFDIATIDETGCAETIVPNAPADSDLQQAAVQANKGKDCFNWGYDPHHYNAPEGSYATDASDAKVRVREFRQMVKALHDQGLRVVMDVVYNHTAEAGQGDKSVLDKIIPGYYYRLDNQGSIFNSTCCSNTAAENVMMAKLMIDSTKLWAKEYQIDGFRFDIMGHHPLEVINQLKADTNMAAGRELYYYGEAWNFGEVANDQRFKQARQDNMAGTGIGSFNDRLRDAVRGGGCCDSGESLLRSQGYANGIYLDGNGKSTEGKEALLHQADLVRLGLAGTLKDYVLTDKDGNSKRGQELSYFDLKAGYTSDPQETINYVEAHDNQTLFDINAFKLPQGTSKVDRVRSQILGSAIVTLSQGIPFYHAGQEILRSKAMDRDSYNSGDWFNRLDWTYTGNNFAIGLPVAEKNQENWGLIKPILTNPLLQMGSAEILSARDVFRDFMAIRQSSTLFRLRTGDDVKHRLSFYNVGPAQVPGVIVAQLDGNGYAGANFKRIVTAINPDKVSQTVAVDALKGKNLALHPIQVSGSDPVVKMATYNNVAGSFSIPARTVAVFVEH; from the coding sequence ATGGTACCAAAACAAGGTCTATGGGGGTGCGCACGTCCGCTGGTATCGGCATTGGCACTGGCATGGGCGGTAACGGGGTGTGGCGGTGGCGGAGGAGGGGGAGACAGCGGCACCAATGCCACGGCCCAGGCTGGGACGGTGGCGCCCATCAGTGCTGGTACCCTGCGTGTCCACTTCCATCGTAATGATGGTAATACCGCGGATTGGGGGGTCTACTCCTGGAGCGGCCCAAAAGATCCGAAAACCGGTTGGCCACATGATCGCATCAAGTTCACTGGCGCAGATGCTTTTGGCGCTTATGTGGATATTCCACTGGATCTGGGCAAATCCAAACTGGACTTCCTGATCATCGATGGTAACGGCAACAAGAGTTGTGGTAGTGATCAACAGGCGCCGTTTGCGTCGGATATTGCCAGCAAAGGACAGGAAGTCTGGGTGCTGGACGGTGATTGTAAGGTATATGACAAGCAGCCCGGATATGGTGTGGGCAATTTTGCCAACGCCAGTGCCATGTGGTTGAACAACACCACGATCGCTTGGCCCTCGGCCCCTGCTGCTGGCTCGACTTACAAGTTGTACTACGCGGCCAATGGCGGCATCAGTGCCGCCCCGGATGGGGTAACGGGAGCAGAGGGTATGGCCAATCTGCAGGTGGCAAGTGCCGGTTTGCCGGACGCACTGCGCAGCAAATACCCCCATCTGGCGAGTGCAACAACGTTGTCGATGTCGCTGGCCGATGCCTCTCCTGCTGTGCTGAAAGGCAGGCTGAAAGGGCAGGTCGTGGTGGCGGAATTCAACGCAGCCGGTAAGGTGGTCAAGGCGACATCGCTGCAGACGGCTGGGGTGCTGGATGCGATCTACGGCAATACCGCCCGCAATAAGGTATTGGGTTTGACGTTTGATGGTGCGAATGTTCCCACATTTGCACTATGGGCACCCACTGCCAAGTCGGTCAAGCTCAATGTCTATCCTGCAGCCGGGGCCGCCGTGACGGTAGAGATGGTGGAAGATGCGGCGTCAGGTGTCTGGTCGTATCAGGCAAAAGATGCCAGCTGGACGAATGCTGCCTACTACACCTATACCGTCGATGTCTTCAGCCGCCATGCCGACAATAAAGTGGTCAACAATACGGTAACAGATCCCTACTCGATCAGTGTCAGTGCCAATGGGCAAAAGAGCTTTATCGGCAACCTGGCCTCTGCCGTACTGAAACCGAGTGGCTGGGATGGTCATGCGGTCCCCGCACTGGATGCACCGGAGGATATCTCGCTGTATGAACTACACGTGCGTGATTTTTCCGCCAGTGATACCAGCCAACCAGCCAATCTGCGCGGCAAGTATCTGGCATTCGCCAATACGGCCAGCAATGGCGTCAAACACTTGAAGCTGTTGCAGCAATCGGGCCTGACCCACGTGCATTTGTTACCCGTGTTTGATATTGCCACCATCGATGAAACCGGCTGCGCTGAGACAATTGTACCGAATGCGCCGGCGGATTCTGATCTGCAGCAGGCGGCGGTGCAAGCCAATAAGGGCAAGGATTGTTTTAATTGGGGCTATGACCCCCATCATTACAATGCACCGGAGGGAAGCTATGCCACGGATGCGAGCGATGCCAAGGTACGTGTCCGTGAATTCCGTCAGATGGTGAAAGCATTGCATGACCAAGGGCTGCGGGTAGTCATGGATGTGGTCTACAACCACACTGCTGAGGCTGGTCAGGGCGACAAGTCGGTATTGGACAAGATCATACCGGGCTATTACTACCGGCTGGACAATCAGGGCAGTATCTTCAATTCCACCTGTTGCTCAAACACTGCGGCCGAGAACGTGATGATGGCCAAGTTGATGATTGATTCCACCAAGTTGTGGGCCAAGGAATACCAGATCGACGGCTTCCGCTTCGACATCATGGGTCACCATCCGCTGGAGGTGATCAATCAGTTGAAGGCGGATACCAATATGGCAGCCGGTCGCGAGTTGTATTACTACGGTGAGGCCTGGAATTTTGGCGAAGTGGCCAATGACCAGCGTTTCAAGCAAGCCCGGCAGGACAATATGGCGGGTACGGGTATCGGATCATTCAATGATCGCCTGCGTGACGCCGTGCGAGGCGGCGGTTGCTGTGATTCCGGTGAATCGCTATTGAGGAGTCAAGGTTACGCCAACGGTATCTATCTGGATGGTAACGGTAAGAGTACTGAGGGCAAAGAGGCATTGCTACACCAAGCTGATCTGGTGCGTTTGGGCTTGGCTGGTACGCTGAAGGATTATGTACTGACTGATAAGGATGGCAACAGTAAACGTGGACAGGAACTGAGCTACTTCGATCTGAAGGCCGGGTATACCAGTGATCCACAGGAAACGATCAACTACGTTGAAGCGCATGATAATCAAACTTTGTTTGACATCAATGCCTTCAAATTGCCACAAGGCACCAGTAAGGTGGACCGGGTGCGTTCGCAAATCCTTGGTTCGGCGATTGTCACCTTGTCACAAGGTATTCCGTTCTACCATGCAGGCCAGGAAATTCTGCGTTCCAAAGCGATGGATCGCGATAGTTACAATTCGGGCGACTGGTTCAATCGCCTGGATTGGACCTACACAGGGAATAACTTTGCAATTGGCTTGCCTGTCGCAGAAAAGAACCAGGAAAACTGGGGTTTGATCAAGCCTATCCTGACTAACCCATTGTTACAGATGGGGTCTGCAGAGATATTGTCGGCACGTGATGTATTCCGGGATTTCATGGCGATCCGTCAGAGCAGTACCTTGTTCCGTTTGCGTACAGGGGATGACGTAAAGCATCGCCTGAGTTTCTACAACGTTGGGCCAGCGCAGGTACCAGGTGTGATCGTCGCGCAATTGGATGGCAATGGCTATGCGGGTGCCAACTTTAAACGGATCGTGACCGCGATCAACCCAGACAAGGTGAGCCAGACCGTAGCTGTCGATGCGTTGAAGGGAAAAAACCTGGCACTGCACCCCATACAGGTTTCAGGTAGTGATCCAGTGGTCAAAATGGCCACGTACAACAACGTTGCCGGAAGTTTCTCCATACCGGCTCGTACCGTTGCTGTGTTTGTCGAGCATTGA
- a CDS encoding efflux RND transporter periplasmic adaptor subunit produces MKTRTLLIIALLVIGFASAMAFRQSGQQADAPGKGQRGGKVDATVIVALAQQADIPLQLEATGTVTPLQSVDIKPQTAGVVKKVLVKEGQNVGAGDVLFLLEDDAERAALNRAKAQLARDQAQLADADRTLERNRSLSRDGFLSPSAVDTAQSTVDGLRAAITADRAAIESAQIELDRKTIRAAIPGRAGSVGAFPGTVVQPGMATAMVTLVQMTPVTISFTLPESGLSSVRAAQVHGTLPVEAYLSGQDKPVAMGKLVFIDNIVDTRSGTIRAKAEFDNRDTQLWPGAYAKVKLSLGKRADALIIPVTGVQTGPEHRFAYVLQPDQTVKAVPLTLVSINEDRAIVDGLAVGQAVVISGGQNLKPGDKVKTTTAQKNEATANLK; encoded by the coding sequence ATGAAAACAAGAACCCTACTTATTATTGCCTTGTTGGTCATCGGTTTTGCCAGCGCCATGGCGTTTCGTCAGAGCGGCCAGCAAGCCGATGCCCCAGGTAAAGGTCAGCGTGGTGGCAAGGTGGATGCCACAGTGATCGTCGCCTTGGCCCAGCAGGCGGATATACCATTACAATTAGAAGCAACCGGCACAGTGACACCATTGCAAAGTGTCGATATCAAGCCACAAACGGCTGGCGTGGTGAAGAAGGTACTGGTTAAGGAAGGCCAGAATGTTGGGGCCGGTGATGTGCTGTTTCTGTTGGAAGATGATGCTGAGCGCGCTGCGCTTAACCGTGCCAAAGCCCAGCTGGCACGCGATCAAGCCCAACTGGCGGATGCTGACCGCACGCTGGAGCGCAATCGATCCTTGTCGCGTGACGGTTTTTTATCACCCAGTGCGGTGGATACGGCGCAAAGTACGGTAGATGGCCTGCGCGCCGCAATTACGGCTGACCGGGCAGCAATTGAATCTGCTCAGATTGAACTGGATCGCAAAACGATTCGTGCTGCGATTCCTGGCCGGGCTGGCAGTGTTGGTGCCTTCCCAGGGACGGTTGTGCAACCGGGCATGGCCACTGCGATGGTGACGCTGGTACAGATGACACCCGTGACTATCAGCTTTACCCTACCGGAAAGTGGCCTGTCGTCAGTCAGGGCTGCACAAGTACATGGTACATTGCCAGTGGAGGCCTATTTATCGGGGCAGGATAAGCCAGTTGCAATGGGTAAACTGGTGTTTATCGACAATATTGTCGATACGCGTAGCGGCACCATTCGCGCCAAAGCTGAATTCGATAATCGAGATACCCAGCTTTGGCCAGGTGCTTATGCCAAAGTGAAATTGTCGTTGGGTAAGCGCGCTGATGCTTTGATCATCCCGGTTACCGGTGTGCAGACCGGGCCGGAACATCGCTTTGCCTATGTGCTGCAACCAGATCAAACCGTAAAGGCCGTACCGTTGACATTGGTATCGATCAATGAGGATCGCGCCATCGTCGATGGACTGGCGGTGGGTCAAGCAGTGGTGATTTCAGGTGGGCAGAACCTGAAGCCAGGAGATAAGGTCAAGACCACCACAGCTCAAAAGAACGAAGCCACTGCCAACTTAAAATAA
- a CDS encoding zf-HC2 domain-containing protein: MLVCKEATRLVSEAMDRKLTMGEQLSLKFHLTICSGCRNFNKHMQFLRSAARRLVDRDDGPDQP, encoded by the coding sequence GTGCTGGTATGCAAAGAAGCGACACGTTTGGTATCGGAAGCGATGGATCGCAAGCTGACCATGGGTGAACAACTGAGTCTGAAATTCCACCTGACCATCTGCAGTGGCTGCCGTAATTTCAACAAGCACATGCAGTTCTTGCGTAGCGCTGCCCGTCGTCTGGTTGACCGCGACGATGGGCCGGATCAACCTTGA
- a CDS encoding homoserine kinase, whose translation MSVFTPVSAAQMAERLKNYSIGSLVELKGILAGIENTNYFLTTSHGRYVLTLFEKLQMHELPFYINLMAHLARHGIACPAPIADVRDEYLAELNDRPSCIVTCLKGEAVMAPEATHCAQIGEILAEMHIAGQTYDGRMPNQRGPEWWTATAPEVYPFMSADAVHVLRDEVRFQERHRFDKLPEGAIHADLFRDNVLFDGDKIGGVIDFYFACNDLLLYDVAITINDWCVMDDGDIDPVKARSMLTAYNAVRPFRVEEAANWGVMLRAAALRFWVSRLYDFHKPRPSELNKPKDPAHFERVLKKHIARDPSKLWL comes from the coding sequence ATGTCCGTCTTCACTCCCGTCAGCGCGGCACAAATGGCCGAGCGGCTCAAAAATTATTCCATTGGCAGTCTGGTCGAGCTGAAAGGCATTCTGGCTGGCATTGAGAACACCAACTATTTCCTGACCACTTCACATGGCCGGTATGTGTTGACGTTGTTCGAAAAGCTGCAGATGCACGAGCTGCCGTTCTATATCAACCTGATGGCCCATCTGGCCCGGCATGGTATAGCTTGCCCGGCGCCCATAGCCGATGTGCGGGACGAATATCTGGCGGAATTGAATGACCGACCTTCCTGTATTGTCACCTGCCTGAAAGGTGAAGCGGTCATGGCGCCGGAAGCCACCCACTGTGCACAGATTGGCGAGATCCTGGCGGAAATGCATATCGCCGGGCAGACCTATGATGGACGCATGCCCAACCAGCGTGGTCCGGAATGGTGGACAGCCACTGCACCAGAGGTTTACCCATTTATGTCGGCTGATGCGGTACATGTCCTGCGGGACGAAGTGCGCTTTCAGGAGCGTCATCGCTTTGACAAGTTGCCGGAGGGAGCGATTCATGCCGACCTGTTCCGTGACAATGTACTGTTCGACGGTGACAAGATTGGCGGCGTGATTGATTTCTACTTCGCCTGCAATGATCTGCTGTTGTACGACGTGGCGATCACGATCAACGACTGGTGTGTCATGGACGATGGCGACATTGACCCCGTCAAGGCCAGGTCAATGCTGACTGCCTACAATGCGGTACGGCCGTTCCGTGTGGAAGAGGCGGCCAACTGGGGGGTGATGCTGCGCGCTGCAGCGCTGCGCTTCTGGGTATCGCGCCTGTATGACTTCCACAAACCCCGTCCTTCCGAGCTTAACAAGCCGAAAGACCCAGCCCATTTCGAACGTGTGCTGAAAAAGCACATTGCACGTGACCCGTCCAAACTATGGCTATAG
- the rarD gene encoding EamA family transporter RarD — translation MPQQSRLGLLYAFGAYFCWGLFPLYWKPIQHVPALEILAHRVAWSLLLLAGILTIKQHWVWFGAAIRNPRVLGGFAVSSLLLSLNWFVYIWAVNAGHVVETSLGYFINPLVSVLLGGLVLKERLRSLQKLAVGLATLGVVWLTVALGKLPWIALVLAVSFGVYGLLRKTASLGSLEGLSLETMLIGGPALGFLLWQEWQGHASFGHVDGFTNAMLVGAGVVTAVPLLLFGAGARRLTLTTMGVMQYIAPTLQFLIGVFVYHEPFNRDRLLGFGLIWLALLIFSGEGIWRNRKLSAPTT, via the coding sequence GTGCCACAACAGTCTCGTCTTGGTTTGCTGTATGCCTTTGGTGCCTATTTCTGCTGGGGCCTGTTCCCGCTTTACTGGAAGCCGATTCAACATGTGCCTGCGCTGGAGATACTGGCGCATCGTGTCGCTTGGTCGTTGTTGCTGCTGGCCGGTATTCTCACTATCAAACAGCATTGGGTTTGGTTCGGCGCCGCCATACGTAATCCACGGGTGCTTGGCGGGTTTGCAGTGTCGTCGCTCTTGTTGTCGTTGAACTGGTTTGTCTATATTTGGGCAGTCAACGCAGGCCATGTGGTGGAAACCAGCCTTGGCTATTTCATCAACCCACTGGTCAGTGTGTTGTTGGGTGGGCTGGTGCTGAAAGAACGGCTTCGATCTTTGCAAAAACTGGCTGTCGGCCTAGCCACACTGGGGGTAGTGTGGTTAACGGTTGCATTGGGTAAGCTGCCATGGATTGCACTGGTGCTGGCTGTTTCATTTGGTGTGTACGGCCTGTTGCGCAAGACGGCGTCACTGGGTTCGCTGGAAGGTTTGTCATTGGAAACCATGCTGATTGGCGGACCTGCATTGGGCTTTCTGCTTTGGCAGGAATGGCAGGGTCACGCCAGTTTTGGCCATGTGGATGGTTTCACCAACGCGATGTTGGTAGGAGCTGGGGTAGTGACAGCGGTGCCGCTATTATTGTTTGGTGCGGGTGCTCGGCGTCTGACATTGACCACGATGGGCGTGATGCAGTACATCGCGCCAACCTTGCAGTTTCTGATCGGTGTATTTGTGTATCACGAACCGTTCAATCGGGACCGATTGCTGGGTTTTGGGCTGATCTGGCTGGCGTTATTGATTTTCAGCGGAGAGGGTATCTGGCGCAATCGCAAGTTGAGCGCTCCCACCACCTGA
- a CDS encoding ABC transporter transmembrane domain-containing protein — MTATPPAQGKFTPLLGLLPFLKPYAIRWIWAALALVVAAGATLSLPVAFKYLIDLGFAAANRGHIDRYFLALFLVSVVLAGATALRFYFVSWLGERVTADVRRAVYDHVLDMSPQFFETTQTGEVLSRLTADTTLIQTVVGTSLSMGLRNLLLLIGGLVMLTVTSPVLSAYILITLLVVILPILIFGRRVRRLSKDSQDRIADASALAGEILNAMPTVQAFTQEPNERTRFGQSVETAFNTALTRVKARAWLTVVVIVLVFAAIVFVLWLGAQSVLAGQMTAGELSQFILYAVVTAGAIGAIAEVWGDLQRAAGATERLLQLLAVVPPVQQPAQPQALPAQGDGLIFDHIGFAYPSRPNTPALQQFSLHIRPGEHVALVGPSGAGKTTLFQLLLRFYDPQQGEIRVNGIPNQSLALADLRQHIGIVLQDTVIFAGSVFDNIRYGRADATLEEVQRAAELAAAAEFIEALPEGYHSFLGERGVRLSGGQRQRIAIARAILKNPPVLLLDEATSALDAASERQVQQALDNAARERTTLVIAHRLATVQQADRIVVMDAGRIVAEGTHQSLLKDSPLYAELAALQFADAKGG, encoded by the coding sequence ATGACCGCCACACCGCCTGCTCAGGGCAAGTTTACGCCGTTGTTGGGCCTGCTGCCGTTTCTCAAGCCCTATGCAATTCGCTGGATATGGGCAGCCCTGGCACTGGTGGTGGCTGCGGGTGCCACGCTCAGTTTACCGGTGGCATTCAAGTATTTGATTGATCTCGGCTTTGCTGCAGCCAACCGCGGCCATATCGATCGCTATTTCCTGGCCTTGTTTCTGGTATCGGTGGTACTGGCGGGCGCCACCGCGTTGCGCTTCTATTTTGTGTCCTGGTTGGGCGAACGGGTAACGGCCGATGTACGAAGGGCGGTCTATGACCATGTGTTGGACATGAGTCCGCAGTTTTTTGAAACCACGCAAACTGGCGAGGTGTTATCCAGGCTGACCGCAGATACCACGCTGATTCAGACTGTCGTCGGGACCAGTCTGTCGATGGGTTTACGCAACCTGCTGTTGCTGATCGGCGGGTTGGTCATGCTGACCGTTACCAGCCCGGTGCTGTCTGCTTACATTCTGATCACGCTGTTGGTGGTCATTCTGCCCATTCTGATTTTTGGCCGGCGCGTCAGGCGTTTATCGAAAGACAGTCAGGACCGTATTGCCGATGCCAGCGCACTGGCTGGCGAAATCCTCAATGCTATGCCAACAGTACAAGCCTTCACCCAGGAACCCAACGAACGAACCCGCTTTGGCCAGTCGGTCGAGACAGCCTTCAATACGGCCTTGACCAGAGTGAAGGCCCGGGCCTGGCTGACGGTAGTGGTAATCGTGCTAGTGTTTGCGGCCATTGTGTTTGTACTTTGGCTGGGTGCCCAATCGGTGCTGGCTGGCCAGATGACAGCGGGCGAATTGTCACAATTCATCCTGTATGCCGTGGTAACCGCTGGCGCCATCGGCGCCATTGCAGAAGTATGGGGTGACCTGCAGCGGGCGGCAGGCGCGACAGAGCGGCTATTGCAGTTGCTGGCCGTTGTACCGCCCGTGCAACAGCCAGCACAGCCTCAAGCATTGCCTGCACAAGGTGATGGTCTGATATTCGATCATATTGGCTTTGCCTACCCCTCCCGCCCCAACACACCCGCCTTGCAGCAATTTTCGCTACACATCCGGCCTGGTGAGCACGTAGCACTCGTAGGCCCATCCGGTGCAGGTAAAACCACCTTGTTCCAACTACTGTTGCGATTCTATGACCCACAGCAAGGTGAAATCCGCGTCAATGGCATACCCAACCAATCCCTTGCACTTGCCGATCTACGCCAGCATATCGGTATTGTCTTGCAGGACACGGTCATCTTTGCTGGCAGTGTATTTGACAATATCCGCTATGGCCGCGCCGATGCAACATTGGAAGAAGTGCAACGTGCAGCAGAGCTGGCTGCAGCTGCCGAGTTCATTGAAGCACTGCCAGAGGGTTACCACAGCTTTCTAGGGGAACGTGGCGTTCGACTATCGGGTGGACAACGCCAGCGTATTGCCATTGCACGCGCCATCTTGAAAAACCCACCAGTATTGTTGCTGGACGAAGCCACCAGCGCACTGGATGCCGCCAGTGAGCGCCAGGTACAGCAAGCACTCGACAATGCAGCCAGGGAGCGCACTACGTTGGTGATCGCCCATCGACTGGCCACCGTACAACAGGCTGATCGCATTGTGGTGATGGATGCGGGTCGAATTGTTGCGGAAGGTACCCATCAGTCATTACTGAAAGACTCTCCGCTGTATGCGGAGCTGGCTGCACTACAGTTTGCCGACGCCAAAGGGGGATAA
- a CDS encoding sigma-70 family RNA polymerase sigma factor: MAIDHAQLATHRTYLLRYALLQLRDESQAEDVVQETLLAALQANFSGQSSIKTWLTGILKHKIIDLIRKKSREPGLPDDFSDVADAGDFDPLFDQTGHWDQETMPHTWDQTAQSIENRQFWAVYEACAKQMPKRVALVFSLREVMGLEIDEICKRLEISATNCSVILYRARMSLRLCLDKNWFGNATGSA, translated from the coding sequence ATGGCTATAGATCATGCTCAACTGGCGACGCATCGTACTTACCTGCTGCGTTATGCCTTACTGCAATTACGTGATGAATCGCAAGCGGAGGATGTGGTCCAGGAAACCTTGCTCGCCGCGCTGCAGGCTAATTTTTCCGGCCAGTCATCAATCAAAACCTGGTTGACCGGCATCCTCAAACACAAGATCATTGACCTGATCCGCAAAAAGAGCCGAGAGCCTGGCTTGCCAGATGACTTTTCAGATGTGGCTGATGCAGGGGACTTTGATCCATTGTTTGACCAAACCGGACATTGGGATCAGGAAACCATGCCTCATACATGGGACCAGACCGCACAATCGATCGAAAACCGGCAGTTTTGGGCAGTCTATGAAGCCTGTGCAAAGCAGATGCCAAAGCGGGTGGCCTTGGTGTTTTCGTTGCGCGAAGTAATGGGGCTGGAGATTGACGAGATTTGTAAGCGATTGGAAATCAGCGCGACTAACTGTTCGGTAATCTTGTATCGGGCGCGGATGAGCTTGCGGTTATGTCTGGACAAGAATTGGTTCGGTAATGCCACTGGGAGCGCATAG